One segment of Methanobacterium formicicum DSM 3637 DNA contains the following:
- a CDS encoding glycosyltransferase: MKRVLIISYSFNNDQVIGSVRMRGLAKYLKEFGWNPTILTVKSHSKSSEFDSVETNYEEDIISVWKKKIGFTNGTALKGNIGVNNNKNKKSFLNSFVKFSSEIVTYPDTHKGWLKPALESGNKLLKENKFDAIVSTYPVATCHLIAKKLSENHDLPWIADYRDLWSQNHYKNYSKIRKHLDTKLEIKTLKSAKAITTISDPLKEKLNEIHNDKEIYTIMNGFDPKQINPGTEISKKFSITYTGTLYNGIRDPEPLLISINELITDGIIDPKDMKLQFYGPKEDWLEKDIEKNNLSEVTEIFGEISRDLSIQKQREAQLLLLITANDPREKGFFTGKLFDYLAAERPIFHIGVKNGVIEKLLKKTNTGISTDNINDIKLELERFYGDYIVNKEVSYHGLKNEVNKYNHKSMAKKFSDILDSL, translated from the coding sequence ATGAAAAGGGTTTTAATAATCAGTTACAGTTTTAATAATGATCAAGTAATAGGTTCAGTCCGTATGAGGGGCTTAGCGAAATATTTAAAAGAATTTGGTTGGAACCCCACTATTTTAACGGTTAAATCTCATTCAAAATCATCTGAGTTTGATTCTGTCGAAACTAATTATGAAGAAGATATAATTTCAGTATGGAAAAAAAAAATAGGCTTCACAAATGGAACTGCATTAAAAGGAAACATTGGAGTTAATAATAACAAAAACAAAAAAAGTTTTTTAAATTCCTTTGTGAAATTTTCGTCTGAAATAGTTACATACCCAGATACTCATAAAGGATGGTTAAAACCAGCTTTAGAATCTGGAAATAAACTTTTAAAAGAGAATAAGTTTGATGCAATCGTTAGCACATACCCCGTAGCAACTTGTCATCTTATTGCTAAAAAACTAAGTGAAAATCATGATTTACCCTGGATTGCAGATTATAGAGATCTCTGGTCACAAAATCATTATAAAAATTATTCTAAAATTAGAAAGCATTTAGATACTAAATTGGAAATAAAAACATTAAAATCAGCTAAAGCAATAACTACTATTTCTGATCCTTTAAAAGAGAAACTGAATGAAATTCATAATGATAAAGAAATTTATACAATTATGAATGGATTCGATCCAAAGCAAATAAATCCAGGCACTGAAATATCCAAAAAATTCTCGATAACTTACACCGGAACATTATATAATGGGATAAGAGATCCTGAACCTTTGCTTATTTCAATTAATGAATTAATCACAGATGGAATCATCGATCCAAAAGATATGAAATTACAATTTTATGGACCTAAAGAAGACTGGTTAGAAAAAGATATAGAAAAAAATAATTTATCTGAAGTTACAGAGATTTTTGGAGAAATTTCAAGAGATCTATCCATCCAAAAACAAAGAGAAGCCCAATTATTATTATTAATAACAGCAAACGATCCTCGAGAAAAAGGATTTTTTACAGGAAAACTTTTTGATTATCTAGCCGCTGAAAGACCAATATTCCATATAGGCGTTAAAAATGGCGTTATTGAAAAATTACTTAAAAAGACTAATACAGGAATAAGTACAGATAATATAAACGATATTAAATTAGAATTGGAAAGATTTTATGGTGATTACATTGTTAACAAAGAAGTCAGTTATCATGGTCTTAAAAATGAAGTAAATAAATATAACCATAAATCCATGGCAAAAAAATTTTCAGATATTCTAGATAGTTTATAG
- the glf gene encoding UDP-galactopyranose mutase, translating into MFDFIVVGAGLSGSVIAERIANDLEKEVLIVEKRNHLGGNCADCYDKNGILIHKYGPHIFHTNIKLVWDYLSKFTEWNNYEHHVLGHIENKNVPLPFNLNTLHDLLPPKEAEYIEKKLINEFEFGSKVSILELRRNDDKDLKFVADFIYEKVFLNYTKKQWGIKPEELDPSVTERLPIIISNDNRYFHDKYQGIPKEGYHNLFKNLLSNNLIQISQKTSFNDVLKIKNNEIFFNAKPFKGKVIYTGMIDELFNYEYSTLKYRSLKFIFETHPIEYYQKVGTINYPNDYEFTRITEYKHLTLQKHDKTTISKEIPEEYEKNKNIPYYPIPKNENYEIYKKYLKKANKIENLFLLGRLADYKYYNMDMVIFNALKLFEKIKEF; encoded by the coding sequence ATGTTTGATTTCATAGTAGTGGGTGCAGGATTATCCGGTTCTGTGATCGCAGAGAGAATAGCAAATGATCTAGAAAAAGAAGTTTTAATTGTTGAAAAAAGGAACCACCTGGGAGGTAATTGTGCTGATTGTTATGATAAAAATGGTATTTTAATACATAAATATGGTCCACATATTTTCCACACAAATATAAAATTAGTATGGGATTATCTATCAAAATTCACGGAATGGAATAATTACGAGCATCATGTTTTAGGACACATCGAAAATAAAAATGTGCCTTTACCATTTAACTTAAACACTCTTCATGATTTACTACCTCCAAAAGAAGCAGAATATATTGAAAAAAAGTTGATAAATGAATTTGAGTTTGGTTCAAAAGTATCCATTTTAGAACTAAGGAGGAATGATGATAAAGACTTAAAGTTTGTTGCAGATTTCATTTATGAAAAGGTCTTTCTAAATTACACCAAAAAACAATGGGGTATTAAACCAGAAGAACTTGATCCCTCAGTTACTGAAAGACTTCCTATAATTATCTCCAATGACAATCGCTATTTTCATGATAAATATCAAGGTATTCCAAAAGAAGGATATCATAATCTCTTTAAGAACTTGTTATCAAATAATTTGATTCAAATAAGTCAAAAAACTAGTTTTAACGATGTATTGAAAATAAAAAATAATGAAATATTTTTCAATGCAAAACCGTTCAAGGGTAAAGTTATATACACTGGAATGATTGACGAGCTTTTTAATTATGAGTATAGTACATTAAAATATCGTTCGTTAAAATTTATATTCGAAACACATCCAATCGAGTACTATCAAAAAGTCGGTACCATCAATTATCCCAATGATTATGAATTTACTAGGATAACTGAATATAAACATCTAACCCTTCAAAAACATGACAAAACTACGATATCAAAGGAAATACCTGAAGAATATGAAAAAAACAAAAATATTCCTTATTATCCCATACCAAAAAATGAAAACTATGAAATTTATAAAAAATATCTTAAAAAAGCTAACAAAATAGAAAATCTATTCTTATTAGGGAGGCTTGCAGATTACAAATATTACAATATGGATATGGTAATCTTTAACGCCCTGAAACTTTTTGAAAAAATAAAAGAATTTTAA
- a CDS encoding glycyl-radical enzyme activating protein — protein sequence MSLLITNIQRFSLQDGPGTRTTIFLKGCSLKCPWCCNPENINNTQEFYYQKSKCISCDKCVNICDVNRIVKPSDLIKIKGESECFNCRKCIEICPTQAIGIYGEKLTVEELVYQIKKDKKYFDASNGGVTFSGGEPLLQSSNLVDCLKILKNEKIHVTIETSLFAPIEYLNYIKHYVDLWLVDIKIFQKNQCLDILNGNIKNFLNNFKAIQNNKIQLRFPLVYPHTYNKKNLKMLFQFISKNKIKKIEILKVHNFAENKYESLNLDFIRYQIKEDQINNLKTKLESDLGIEVKVLKI from the coding sequence ATGAGTCTATTAATTACTAATATCCAACGATTTAGTCTACAAGATGGACCTGGAACAAGAACTACTATTTTTTTAAAAGGATGTTCACTTAAATGTCCATGGTGTTGCAATCCTGAGAACATTAACAATACACAAGAATTTTATTATCAAAAATCTAAGTGCATAAGCTGTGATAAATGTGTAAATATATGTGATGTGAATAGAATAGTAAAACCTAGTGATTTAATTAAAATTAAAGGCGAATCTGAATGTTTTAATTGCAGAAAATGCATTGAAATATGTCCAACTCAGGCAATTGGTATTTATGGGGAGAAATTAACAGTTGAAGAATTGGTTTATCAAATTAAAAAAGACAAAAAATATTTTGATGCTAGTAATGGTGGAGTTACTTTTTCAGGAGGAGAACCTTTATTACAATCTTCCAATTTGGTAGATTGTTTAAAAATTTTAAAAAATGAAAAAATTCATGTGACAATTGAAACATCACTATTTGCCCCTATAGAATATCTTAATTACATTAAACACTATGTCGATCTTTGGTTAGTGGACATCAAAATTTTTCAAAAAAACCAATGCTTAGATATTTTAAATGGAAACATAAAAAATTTTTTGAATAACTTTAAAGCTATTCAAAACAATAAAATCCAATTGAGATTCCCCTTAGTTTATCCGCACACTTACAATAAGAAAAATCTTAAAATGTTATTTCAATTCATTTCTAAGAACAAAATTAAAAAAATAGAAATATTAAAAGTGCATAATTTTGCTGAAAATAAGTATGAAAGTCTCAATTTGGACTTTATTAGATATCAAATAAAAGAAGACCAGATTAATAATCTAAAAACAAAATTAGAGTCTGATTTAGGAATAGAAGTAAAAGTTTTAAAGATTTAG
- a CDS encoding glycyl radical enzyme domain-containing protein, with product MITTNLNYIRNNYQYYITELLNIRNSLDNDYDFIKQLPKIKFISSNETNEIHLEISLFKKLCENIHIQHKTDDTFFYNIDYLTRKIYKNRGKRVLGNTTINYQNILNKGLIGIKTDIKNNIDLNVKDKSKISYLKSLNQFVETIDALRIKYLNFLKVTQTKTPHKNIEDLISIFSNVPLNPPDNFKEAIQSLLFINSIIWANGHSLVGLGRLDQILYPFLEKDLNDDKITEEEAKFLIKEFLKTLHKYYKFKSNLFFGDTGQIIVLSGINPDGTDSSNILTYMFLSALEELEIPDPKIILRVHSNTPKNLLKRSLKCLKKGLGYPLFSNDDVIIKSLIMFGYEKEDAYDYVTSACWEPLIPGKSLDQNNIDYINFLNPLNDLLKKIHDGEININSFEELMVNYKDCLYFDIRDTIERLNNINIRPSPLLSIFIDDCISKGTDISEGGAKYNNLGLLTVSLGNTIDALSNINRIVFENRTLDLSEIYPIINSNFEQNEVLILELKNKGTKFCDDEKDIIFITNDILSSFYKYLCQFKNKFKGKYKFGLSSPAFISSGSNYMASFDGRKNGDAFGVHISPLSNTTNISYTSITNFASELHYEKAFNGAVTDLMVEKNFLDKFEDQFLNLLETSFENGIMQVQINVVEPKKLIEAKKNPELYPNLIVRVWGFSAYFKDLPEEYKDLIIKRALQYESINY from the coding sequence AGCTCTAATGAAACTAATGAAATTCATCTAGAAATTTCGCTATTTAAAAAGTTATGTGAAAACATACACATACAACACAAAACTGACGATACGTTTTTTTATAACATAGATTATCTTACAAGAAAAATCTATAAAAATCGTGGAAAACGTGTTTTAGGCAATACTACTATAAATTATCAAAATATTCTTAATAAAGGATTAATTGGAATAAAAACAGATATTAAAAACAACATTGATCTTAATGTTAAAGATAAATCCAAAATTTCCTATTTAAAATCTTTAAATCAGTTTGTTGAAACTATTGATGCTTTAAGAATAAAATACTTAAATTTTCTTAAAGTAACTCAGACAAAAACTCCCCATAAAAATATAGAAGATCTTATCAGTATTTTTTCGAATGTCCCCTTAAATCCTCCGGACAATTTTAAGGAAGCAATTCAATCGTTACTTTTCATTAATTCCATTATATGGGCTAATGGACATTCATTAGTCGGCCTAGGTAGATTAGATCAAATTTTATATCCATTTTTAGAAAAAGATTTAAATGACGACAAAATTACTGAAGAAGAAGCTAAATTTTTAATTAAAGAATTTCTTAAAACTCTTCATAAATATTATAAATTTAAAAGTAACTTATTTTTTGGGGATACTGGCCAAATTATTGTTTTAAGTGGAATAAATCCGGATGGAACTGATTCTTCTAACATTTTAACTTACATGTTTCTGTCTGCTCTTGAAGAACTAGAAATCCCAGATCCAAAGATTATTTTAAGAGTTCACTCTAATACTCCTAAAAATTTATTGAAAAGATCACTCAAATGTTTAAAAAAAGGTTTAGGTTACCCTTTATTTTCTAATGATGATGTTATAATTAAATCTCTAATTATGTTTGGTTATGAAAAAGAAGATGCTTATGATTATGTTACTTCTGCTTGTTGGGAACCTTTAATTCCTGGAAAATCTCTTGATCAAAATAATATAGATTATATAAATTTTTTAAACCCACTTAATGATCTTTTAAAAAAAATCCATGATGGTGAAATAAATATTAATAGTTTTGAAGAACTTATGGTTAATTATAAAGACTGCTTATATTTTGATATTAGAGATACAATAGAAAGATTAAATAATATTAATATCCGCCCATCTCCACTGTTATCTATTTTCATTGATGATTGTATAAGTAAAGGAACAGATATATCAGAAGGTGGGGCTAAGTATAATAATTTGGGTTTGTTAACAGTAAGTTTAGGTAATACTATAGATGCATTATCCAATATTAATAGAATAGTATTTGAAAATAGAACTCTAGATTTATCTGAGATTTACCCGATAATTAACAGTAATTTTGAACAAAACGAAGTTTTAATATTAGAACTCAAGAATAAAGGAACAAAATTCTGTGATGATGAAAAAGATATTATATTTATCACTAATGATATACTCTCTTCTTTCTATAAGTACTTATGTCAATTTAAAAACAAATTCAAGGGTAAGTATAAATTTGGCCTGAGTAGTCCAGCTTTTATTTCATCAGGTAGTAATTATATGGCCTCTTTTGATGGTAGAAAAAATGGTGATGCTTTTGGAGTTCACATATCCCCCCTTTCAAACACTACTAATATATCCTATACATCTATCACTAATTTTGCTTCAGAACTTCATTATGAAAAAGCATTTAATGGTGCAGTTACTGATTTAATGGTAGAAAAAAACTTTTTAGATAAATTTGAAGACCAGTTTTTGAATTTATTAGAAACTTCCTTTGAAAATGGGATAATGCAAGTGCAAATTAATGTGGTAGAACCTAAAAAATTAATTGAGGCTAAAAAAAATCCAGAATTATATCCTAATCTCATCGTAAGAGTATGGGGATTTAGTGCATATTTCAAGGATTTACCTGAAGAGTATAAAGATCTTATAATAAAAAGGGCTTTGCAGTATGAGTCTATTAATTACTAA